From Bos indicus isolate NIAB-ARS_2022 breed Sahiwal x Tharparkar chromosome 4, NIAB-ARS_B.indTharparkar_mat_pri_1.0, whole genome shotgun sequence, the proteins below share one genomic window:
- the ZNF467 gene encoding zinc finger protein 467 isoform X2, translating into MPRSGCLLPRNRECWVQAQGGPLSISGVCSILEVACSLPGREAPRPEKGARTEQAETPCREDQVCAPRKPEPTGSCPGDEWMIRKVKVEEEEEDREAHKEAEWPQHLALRPSPFPPPDLGSLAAAYKLESGTPGTLGGLALAGWVPTASEKPYGCGECERRFRDQLTLRLHQRLHRGEGPCACPDCGRSFTQRAHLLLHQRSHRGERPFPCSECDKRFSKKAHLTRHLRTHTGERPYPCAECGKRFSQKIHLGSHQKTHTGERPFPCPECEKRFRKKTHLIRHQRIHTGERPYQCAQCARSFTHKQHLVRHQRVHAAAGRTPPSPGAPASPTFSASSPTASPPGPKPFSCSHCGLSFGWKKNLTTHQRLHSGEERPFGCDECALGAPVDPAAPEPLACAPRGTPALPGTPGGERSFLCPECGRSFAHGQHLARHRRVHTGERPFACAQCGRRFGSRPNLVAHSRAHSGARPFACAQCGRRFSRKSHLGRHQAVHTGSRPHACAVCARSFSSKTNLVRHQAVHTGSRPFPCPQCGKSFSRKTHLVRHQRIHGGAAHPASGSDLSSPAWPTSTDVTAPALFF; encoded by the exons ATGCCCAGGAGCGGATGTCTCCTCCCCAGGAACAGAGAGTGCTGGGTACAAGCTCAG GGGGGACCTCTCTCCATCTCTGGTGTCTGCAGCATCCTTGAGGTAGCCTGTTCTCTGCCAGGGCGCGAGGCCCCCAGGCCGGAGAAAGGTGCCCGCACGGAACAAGCTGAAACTCCCTGCAGAGAAGACCAGGTGTGTGCACCACGCAAGCCTGAGCCCACGGGCTCCTGCCCAG GGGACGAGTGGATGATTCGGAAGGTGAaggtagaggaggaggaggaggatcgGGAGGCCCACAAGGAGGCGGAATGGCCCCAGCATCTGGCATTACGCCCCAGCCCCTTTCCCCCGCCTGACCTGGGGTCTCTGGCCGCCGCGTATAAGCTGGAGTCGGGGACCCCAGGGACACTGGGTGGGCTCGCGCTGGCCGGGTGGGTCCCGACCGCCTCGGAGAAGCCCTACGGCTGCGGGGAGTGCGAGCGCCGGTTCCGGGACCAGCTGACCCTGCGGCTACACCAGCGGCTGCACCGCGGCGAGGGCCCGTGCGCCTGCCCCGACTGCGGCCGCAGCTTCACGCAGCGCGCGCACCTGCTGCTGCACCAACGCAGCCACCGCGGCGAGCGGCCCTTCCCCTGCTCCGAGTGCGACAAGCGCTTCAGCAAGAAGGCGCACCTGACCCGCCACCTGCGCACGCACACGGGCGAGCGGCCCTACCCGTGCGCCGAGTGCGGCAAGCGCTTCAGCCAGAAGATCCACCTGGGCTCGCACCAGAAGACGCACACGGGCGAGCGGCCCTTCCCCTGCCCCGAGTGCGAGAAGCGCTTTCGCAAAAAGACGCACCTGATCCGCCACCAGCGCATCCACACGGGCGAGAGGCCCTACCAGTGCGCGCAGTGCGCCCGCAGCTTCACGCACAAGCAGCACTTGGTGCGGCACCAGAGGGTGCACGCGGCGGCCGGCCGCACCCCGCCCTCTCCCGGCGCGCCGGCCTCGCCCACGTTCTCTGCCTCGTCCCCCACCGCCTCCCCTCCCGGACCCAAGCCTTTCTCCTGCTCCCACTGCGGCCTGAGCTTCGGCTGGAAGAAGAACCTCACCACGCACCAGCGCCTGCACAGCGGCGAGGAGCGCCCTTTCGGGTGCGACGAGTGCGCGCTGGGCGCCCCTGTAGACCCCGCGGCCCCCGAGCCCTTGGCCTGCGCGCCCCGAGGCACTCCGGCGCTCCCGGGCACTCCGGGCGGCGAGCGGTCCTTCCTCTGCCCCGAGTGCGGGCGCAGCTTCGCCCACGGGCAGCACCTGGCGCGACACCGGCGGGTGCACACGGGCGAGCGGCCCTTCGCCTGCGCTCAGTGTGGCCGCCGCTTTGGCTCGCGGCCCAACCTGGTGGCCCACTCCAGGGCCCACAGCGGCGCCAGGCCTTTCGCCTGCGCGCAGTGCGGCCGCCGCTTCAGCCGCAAGTCGCACCTGGGTCGCCACCAGGCGGTGCACACGGGCAGTCGGCCCCACGCCTGCGCCGTGTGCGCCCGCAGCTTCAGCTCCAAGACCAACCTGGTCCGCCACCAGGCGGTGCACACCGGCTCCCGCCCCTTCCCCTGCCCGCAGTGCGGCAAGAGCTTCAGCCGCAAGACCCACCTGGTGCGACATCAGCGCATCCATGGAGGAGCCGCCCACCCGGCCTCCGGATCTGACCTCTCGAGCCCAGCCTGGCCCACGTCCACCGACGTGACCGCACCCGCGCTCTTCTTCTGA
- the ZNF467 gene encoding zinc finger protein 467 isoform X3 produces MTPQSEPGEQSHDAQERMSPPQEQRVLGTSSGREAPRPEKGARTEQAETPCREDQVCAPRKPEPTGSCPGDEWMIRKVKVEEEEEDREAHKEAEWPQHLALRPSPFPPPDLGSLAAAYKLESGTPGTLGGLALAGWVPTASEKPYGCGECERRFRDQLTLRLHQRLHRGEGPCACPDCGRSFTQRAHLLLHQRSHRGERPFPCSECDKRFSKKAHLTRHLRTHTGERPYPCAECGKRFSQKIHLGSHQKTHTGERPFPCPECEKRFRKKTHLIRHQRIHTGERPYQCAQCARSFTHKQHLVRHQRVHAAAGRTPPSPGAPASPTFSASSPTASPPGPKPFSCSHCGLSFGWKKNLTTHQRLHSGEERPFGCDECALGAPVDPAAPEPLACAPRGTPALPGTPGGERSFLCPECGRSFAHGQHLARHRRVHTGERPFACAQCGRRFGSRPNLVAHSRAHSGARPFACAQCGRRFSRKSHLGRHQAVHTGSRPHACAVCARSFSSKTNLVRHQAVHTGSRPFPCPQCGKSFSRKTHLVRHQRIHGGAAHPASGSDLSSPAWPTSTDVTAPALFF; encoded by the exons ATGACCCCCCAAAGTGAGCCTGGGGAACAGTCCCACGATGCCCAGGAGCGGATGTCTCCTCCCCAGGAACAGAGAGTGCTGGGTACAAGCTCAG GGCGCGAGGCCCCCAGGCCGGAGAAAGGTGCCCGCACGGAACAAGCTGAAACTCCCTGCAGAGAAGACCAGGTGTGTGCACCACGCAAGCCTGAGCCCACGGGCTCCTGCCCAG GGGACGAGTGGATGATTCGGAAGGTGAaggtagaggaggaggaggaggatcgGGAGGCCCACAAGGAGGCGGAATGGCCCCAGCATCTGGCATTACGCCCCAGCCCCTTTCCCCCGCCTGACCTGGGGTCTCTGGCCGCCGCGTATAAGCTGGAGTCGGGGACCCCAGGGACACTGGGTGGGCTCGCGCTGGCCGGGTGGGTCCCGACCGCCTCGGAGAAGCCCTACGGCTGCGGGGAGTGCGAGCGCCGGTTCCGGGACCAGCTGACCCTGCGGCTACACCAGCGGCTGCACCGCGGCGAGGGCCCGTGCGCCTGCCCCGACTGCGGCCGCAGCTTCACGCAGCGCGCGCACCTGCTGCTGCACCAACGCAGCCACCGCGGCGAGCGGCCCTTCCCCTGCTCCGAGTGCGACAAGCGCTTCAGCAAGAAGGCGCACCTGACCCGCCACCTGCGCACGCACACGGGCGAGCGGCCCTACCCGTGCGCCGAGTGCGGCAAGCGCTTCAGCCAGAAGATCCACCTGGGCTCGCACCAGAAGACGCACACGGGCGAGCGGCCCTTCCCCTGCCCCGAGTGCGAGAAGCGCTTTCGCAAAAAGACGCACCTGATCCGCCACCAGCGCATCCACACGGGCGAGAGGCCCTACCAGTGCGCGCAGTGCGCCCGCAGCTTCACGCACAAGCAGCACTTGGTGCGGCACCAGAGGGTGCACGCGGCGGCCGGCCGCACCCCGCCCTCTCCCGGCGCGCCGGCCTCGCCCACGTTCTCTGCCTCGTCCCCCACCGCCTCCCCTCCCGGACCCAAGCCTTTCTCCTGCTCCCACTGCGGCCTGAGCTTCGGCTGGAAGAAGAACCTCACCACGCACCAGCGCCTGCACAGCGGCGAGGAGCGCCCTTTCGGGTGCGACGAGTGCGCGCTGGGCGCCCCTGTAGACCCCGCGGCCCCCGAGCCCTTGGCCTGCGCGCCCCGAGGCACTCCGGCGCTCCCGGGCACTCCGGGCGGCGAGCGGTCCTTCCTCTGCCCCGAGTGCGGGCGCAGCTTCGCCCACGGGCAGCACCTGGCGCGACACCGGCGGGTGCACACGGGCGAGCGGCCCTTCGCCTGCGCTCAGTGTGGCCGCCGCTTTGGCTCGCGGCCCAACCTGGTGGCCCACTCCAGGGCCCACAGCGGCGCCAGGCCTTTCGCCTGCGCGCAGTGCGGCCGCCGCTTCAGCCGCAAGTCGCACCTGGGTCGCCACCAGGCGGTGCACACGGGCAGTCGGCCCCACGCCTGCGCCGTGTGCGCCCGCAGCTTCAGCTCCAAGACCAACCTGGTCCGCCACCAGGCGGTGCACACCGGCTCCCGCCCCTTCCCCTGCCCGCAGTGCGGCAAGAGCTTCAGCCGCAAGACCCACCTGGTGCGACATCAGCGCATCCATGGAGGAGCCGCCCACCCGGCCTCCGGATCTGACCTCTCGAGCCCAGCCTGGCCCACGTCCACCGACGTGACCGCACCCGCGCTCTTCTTCTGA
- the ZNF467 gene encoding zinc finger protein 467 isoform X1, whose product MRETLEALSSLGLSVGQPEMTPQSEPGEQSHDAQERMSPPQEQRVLGTSSGREAPRPEKGARTEQAETPCREDQVCAPRKPEPTGSCPGDEWMIRKVKVEEEEEDREAHKEAEWPQHLALRPSPFPPPDLGSLAAAYKLESGTPGTLGGLALAGWVPTASEKPYGCGECERRFRDQLTLRLHQRLHRGEGPCACPDCGRSFTQRAHLLLHQRSHRGERPFPCSECDKRFSKKAHLTRHLRTHTGERPYPCAECGKRFSQKIHLGSHQKTHTGERPFPCPECEKRFRKKTHLIRHQRIHTGERPYQCAQCARSFTHKQHLVRHQRVHAAAGRTPPSPGAPASPTFSASSPTASPPGPKPFSCSHCGLSFGWKKNLTTHQRLHSGEERPFGCDECALGAPVDPAAPEPLACAPRGTPALPGTPGGERSFLCPECGRSFAHGQHLARHRRVHTGERPFACAQCGRRFGSRPNLVAHSRAHSGARPFACAQCGRRFSRKSHLGRHQAVHTGSRPHACAVCARSFSSKTNLVRHQAVHTGSRPFPCPQCGKSFSRKTHLVRHQRIHGGAAHPASGSDLSSPAWPTSTDVTAPALFF is encoded by the exons ATGAGAGAGACCTTGGAGGCCCTCAGCTCCCTGG GACTCTCTGTGGGACAGCCGGAGATGACCCCCCAAAGTGAGCCTGGGGAACAGTCCCACGATGCCCAGGAGCGGATGTCTCCTCCCCAGGAACAGAGAGTGCTGGGTACAAGCTCAG GGCGCGAGGCCCCCAGGCCGGAGAAAGGTGCCCGCACGGAACAAGCTGAAACTCCCTGCAGAGAAGACCAGGTGTGTGCACCACGCAAGCCTGAGCCCACGGGCTCCTGCCCAG GGGACGAGTGGATGATTCGGAAGGTGAaggtagaggaggaggaggaggatcgGGAGGCCCACAAGGAGGCGGAATGGCCCCAGCATCTGGCATTACGCCCCAGCCCCTTTCCCCCGCCTGACCTGGGGTCTCTGGCCGCCGCGTATAAGCTGGAGTCGGGGACCCCAGGGACACTGGGTGGGCTCGCGCTGGCCGGGTGGGTCCCGACCGCCTCGGAGAAGCCCTACGGCTGCGGGGAGTGCGAGCGCCGGTTCCGGGACCAGCTGACCCTGCGGCTACACCAGCGGCTGCACCGCGGCGAGGGCCCGTGCGCCTGCCCCGACTGCGGCCGCAGCTTCACGCAGCGCGCGCACCTGCTGCTGCACCAACGCAGCCACCGCGGCGAGCGGCCCTTCCCCTGCTCCGAGTGCGACAAGCGCTTCAGCAAGAAGGCGCACCTGACCCGCCACCTGCGCACGCACACGGGCGAGCGGCCCTACCCGTGCGCCGAGTGCGGCAAGCGCTTCAGCCAGAAGATCCACCTGGGCTCGCACCAGAAGACGCACACGGGCGAGCGGCCCTTCCCCTGCCCCGAGTGCGAGAAGCGCTTTCGCAAAAAGACGCACCTGATCCGCCACCAGCGCATCCACACGGGCGAGAGGCCCTACCAGTGCGCGCAGTGCGCCCGCAGCTTCACGCACAAGCAGCACTTGGTGCGGCACCAGAGGGTGCACGCGGCGGCCGGCCGCACCCCGCCCTCTCCCGGCGCGCCGGCCTCGCCCACGTTCTCTGCCTCGTCCCCCACCGCCTCCCCTCCCGGACCCAAGCCTTTCTCCTGCTCCCACTGCGGCCTGAGCTTCGGCTGGAAGAAGAACCTCACCACGCACCAGCGCCTGCACAGCGGCGAGGAGCGCCCTTTCGGGTGCGACGAGTGCGCGCTGGGCGCCCCTGTAGACCCCGCGGCCCCCGAGCCCTTGGCCTGCGCGCCCCGAGGCACTCCGGCGCTCCCGGGCACTCCGGGCGGCGAGCGGTCCTTCCTCTGCCCCGAGTGCGGGCGCAGCTTCGCCCACGGGCAGCACCTGGCGCGACACCGGCGGGTGCACACGGGCGAGCGGCCCTTCGCCTGCGCTCAGTGTGGCCGCCGCTTTGGCTCGCGGCCCAACCTGGTGGCCCACTCCAGGGCCCACAGCGGCGCCAGGCCTTTCGCCTGCGCGCAGTGCGGCCGCCGCTTCAGCCGCAAGTCGCACCTGGGTCGCCACCAGGCGGTGCACACGGGCAGTCGGCCCCACGCCTGCGCCGTGTGCGCCCGCAGCTTCAGCTCCAAGACCAACCTGGTCCGCCACCAGGCGGTGCACACCGGCTCCCGCCCCTTCCCCTGCCCGCAGTGCGGCAAGAGCTTCAGCCGCAAGACCCACCTGGTGCGACATCAGCGCATCCATGGAGGAGCCGCCCACCCGGCCTCCGGATCTGACCTCTCGAGCCCAGCCTGGCCCACGTCCACCGACGTGACCGCACCCGCGCTCTTCTTCTGA